The nucleotide window TGGGGTCGGTGACCATGCACAGCAGCGCCCGCGACGATCGGAACATCAGCAGGCGCACCGGCAGGGGGTGGATGGCCTGGTGCCGCAGGCCGTGCCGTAGCGCGTTGGTGACCAGCTCGCAGACCGCGAGCGCGGCGTCGTCGGCGACGTCGTCCATGGCCCAGGTCTGCAACACCCCGGTCGTGAAGTGCCGCGCGGTGCGCGCGGCGAGGCTCTCACGGTGGAACTCGTGCACCGCAACCTGGGGGACGCCGCACGGCTCCTCGCCACCGGTCCAGGGCCAGCGCTTGCCATCGGGAAAGACCTGCTCAAGCGTGCCAAGCCAGGGATCCCGGGCAACGCTATCGGCTTCTGCGAGGGAAGCGCGGTCTGTCCGATAACCAGTCATTGAGAGCCTTATGAGGTTGATGTCGACCATGTGGCGGGATGACTCAGTAAGTCATACTGCTCCCATTGATGCGCGTGTGCAAGTACAGATGCACGTGCAAACGCACGAAAGTTGTGGTTCGGTCGGATTGCGAAACGAGGCGCCCATGTCCGTGATCTACAACGGAATGCCCTCATCTCACCTGGGGCAGCAGGCCTGGCGCAAGAGCCGGCACAGCAATCCGAGCGGCAACTGCGTCGAGATCGCCGCGCTGCCCGACGGCCGGGTGGCCCTGCGCAACTCCCGGCACCCGGCCGGTCCGGCGCTTATCGTGCCCCCGCAGGACATGGCGGCATTCATCCGCTCCGTCAAGGAGGGCGAATTCGACGACCTCCTCGGTTGAGTGGAGAAATGATCTCGCCACTTGCGCGGGCCGATGTGACGAGTATCGTGAACGTGGCGTAAACATCGGTGCACCTCAAAGGACCCCATATGACTGCGGCCCCTGCGGAGGGTGTGCCTCACCCGCTCGACCTGGCGTCACGATCACGCCGCAGCCCGACCGTCCTGCGCATCCTGCTCGGCACCCAACTGCGACGGCTCCGTGAGAGCAGGCACATCCGCCTGGAAGAGGCCGGCAACGCCATCCGCGCCTCCCACTCGAAGATCAGCCGAATGGAGCTCGGGCGGGTCGGGTTCCGCCGCCGCGACGTCGCCGACCTCCTCACCCTGTACGGCGTCACCGACGAGAGCGAGCGCGAGGCGCTGCTCTCGCTGGTCGCTCAGGCGAACGCCCCCGGCTGGTGGCACAAGTACGACGACGTCCTGCCCTCCTGGTTCGAGGCGTACGTCGGTCTGGAACAGGCCGCGAGCACGATCCGCTGCTACGAGGTGCAGTTCGTGCCGGGGCTGCTGCAGTCCCCGGGATACGCGGAGGCCGTGGTGCGGCTCGGCCACCCGGACGCCTCGGACGAGGAGGTCGAGCGCCGCGTCCGGCTGCGGATGGACCGGCAGGAGGTGCTGGTTCGGCCGGATCCGCCCTTGCTGTGGGCCGTGATCGACGAGGCCGTGCTGCGCCGTCCCGTGGGAGGCGCGGAGGTGATGCGGGCCCAGATCGAGCACCTGCTCGAGATGATCTCGCTGCCTCGTGTAACGCTCCAAGTGATCCCGTTCAGCGCGGGCGGGCACGCCGCCGCGGGAGGACCGTTCAGCATCCTGCGCTTCGCGGGGGTCGGCCTGCCCGACGTCGTCTACCTCGAACAGCTCACCAGTGCCATCTACCTGGAGAAACGAGAGGACATCGACCGCTACCTCGCGGTCATGGAACGCCTGTGCCTCCAGGCCAGGCCGGCCTCGGAGACCGCGCGGATGCTGCGGCAGCTCATGACGGAGCTGTGACGATGCGCTAGCGTCCCGTGGGTGACCTCCGCTGTCGCACGCCCGCAGGAGACGGTGGCGCAAGCCGTAGCAGAAAATACGTGTCAGGTG belongs to Microbispora sp. ZYX-F-249 and includes:
- a CDS encoding ATP-binding protein encodes the protein MHEFHRESLAARTARHFTTGVLQTWAMDDVADDAALAVCELVTNALRHGLRHQAIHPLPVRLLMFRSSRALLCMVTDPSGDAPVLREPDYVAETGRGLQVVAGVSRMWGWARLRPVGKAVWAGFTAEAAGYR
- a CDS encoding DUF397 domain-containing protein — encoded protein: MSVIYNGMPSSHLGQQAWRKSRHSNPSGNCVEIAALPDGRVALRNSRHPAGPALIVPPQDMAAFIRSVKEGEFDDLLG
- a CDS encoding helix-turn-helix domain-containing protein → MTAAPAEGVPHPLDLASRSRRSPTVLRILLGTQLRRLRESRHIRLEEAGNAIRASHSKISRMELGRVGFRRRDVADLLTLYGVTDESEREALLSLVAQANAPGWWHKYDDVLPSWFEAYVGLEQAASTIRCYEVQFVPGLLQSPGYAEAVVRLGHPDASDEEVERRVRLRMDRQEVLVRPDPPLLWAVIDEAVLRRPVGGAEVMRAQIEHLLEMISLPRVTLQVIPFSAGGHAAAGGPFSILRFAGVGLPDVVYLEQLTSAIYLEKREDIDRYLAVMERLCLQARPASETARMLRQLMTEL